One part of the Aminivibrio sp. genome encodes these proteins:
- a CDS encoding TetR/AcrR family transcriptional regulator, translating into MTLSLSRNIVSFGLLTKFERKDKIGRMYEKGRTNKNHTEDGGSVLATYSSSEQTRNALIRAAGELAAEVGFDNVSTRAIASRAGENTGSIHYHFGGKENLFKEVLMEATRDMRETTIPDIFAHYEPVLATPEGQSAVVRALVHSMIRSFFGNDDPLWHCQALFQVLRKASDLRDFIVQEVLTPFKMIEKTLFKSICPGMSAMEADLHFLILTTPIYFHADNMDVILGALGMEKYSNEYIEKMEDILVRQTLLFFGLPDATNERSERE; encoded by the coding sequence GTGACATTATCACTGTCTCGTAACATCGTTTCATTTGGTCTATTGACTAAATTTGAACGAAAGGATAAAATTGGCCGCATGTATGAAAAAGGTCGAACGAATAAAAATCATACAGAGGACGGAGGAAGCGTTTTGGCGACATATTCCAGCAGCGAGCAGACGCGCAATGCGTTGATACGGGCGGCGGGGGAGCTGGCGGCGGAGGTGGGATTCGACAACGTCTCCACGCGGGCTATAGCGTCCAGGGCCGGGGAGAATACGGGGAGTATCCACTACCATTTCGGGGGCAAGGAGAATCTTTTCAAGGAAGTGCTTATGGAGGCGACGCGTGATATGAGGGAAACGACGATTCCGGATATCTTCGCTCATTATGAACCCGTTCTGGCCACTCCCGAAGGGCAGAGCGCCGTTGTCCGGGCGCTTGTGCATTCCATGATTCGTTCTTTTTTCGGGAACGACGACCCTCTTTGGCACTGCCAGGCTCTTTTTCAAGTGCTGCGAAAGGCGAGCGATCTGCGGGATTTTATTGTGCAGGAAGTCCTGACTCCTTTCAAGATGATAGAGAAAACGCTGTTTAAATCTATATGTCCCGGTATGAGCGCAATGGAAGCGGATCTGCACTTTTTGATCCTTACCACGCCGATTTATTTCCATGCGGACAATATGGATGTCATTCTTGGCGCTTTAGGAATGGAAAAATACTCGAACGAGTATATAGAAAAGATGGAGGATATTCTCGTCCGGCAGACGCTCCTCTTTTTCGGCTTGCCGGATGCAACGAATGAAAGGAGCGAGCGGGAGTGA
- a CDS encoding efflux RND transporter periplasmic adaptor subunit, with protein sequence MKRKTVLVLIFSAIVMAAVGGFAVFRTMSAASDGGVGAKMKALFAEPRPVLLEEVRSGNESKSRTYPASVQASKEAPLSFRVSGPLVTVNGQPGDFIKKNAVLMAIDPRDFQDSIRVLEAQLSGAMAALEKSRLDFERSKSLLGENVISRASYDAAKGAFETSAASVKDIQARLKIARHQLADTKLLAPFDGIVATKRVENHEMVSAGQVVLTVLDISSLEIKANIPENEIARTSLAPGQEATVGFASLPERTFKAFLKEWSAAPDPSTRTYSVTFALPAPKEAQILPGMTGEIFWGKQADAADAVSVPVGALVADGEKGSAVWIFDPDTSSPVKRSVRTGAFSHGGNRVLVLDGLRSGEQIVVAGASFVVEGMKLRPMSR encoded by the coding sequence GTGAAACGGAAAACGGTTCTTGTGCTGATTTTTTCAGCGATCGTCATGGCCGCGGTCGGAGGGTTCGCGGTGTTCCGCACGATGAGCGCCGCATCGGACGGAGGGGTCGGCGCGAAGATGAAAGCGCTCTTCGCCGAGCCGCGTCCGGTACTGCTGGAGGAGGTTCGCTCCGGAAACGAGTCGAAAAGTCGAACCTACCCTGCGTCCGTGCAAGCGTCCAAGGAAGCACCGCTCTCTTTCAGAGTGAGCGGCCCTCTCGTGACCGTGAACGGACAACCCGGCGATTTTATCAAAAAGAACGCGGTGCTGATGGCGATAGATCCTCGGGATTTTCAGGATTCCATCCGCGTATTGGAGGCTCAGCTGTCGGGCGCGATGGCCGCTCTTGAGAAGTCGAGGCTGGATTTCGAGCGGTCGAAGTCGCTCTTGGGAGAGAACGTCATTTCCAGGGCGTCGTACGATGCGGCGAAGGGCGCGTTCGAAACATCGGCGGCCTCGGTGAAGGATATTCAGGCCCGATTGAAAATCGCAAGGCATCAACTGGCGGACACCAAGCTGCTCGCGCCCTTCGACGGCATCGTCGCGACCAAACGGGTGGAAAACCACGAGATGGTCAGCGCCGGGCAGGTGGTGTTGACCGTTCTGGATATATCGAGTCTCGAAATCAAGGCGAACATTCCCGAGAACGAGATCGCCCGGACGTCGCTCGCCCCCGGACAGGAGGCGACGGTAGGATTCGCCTCTCTTCCGGAGCGCACGTTCAAGGCGTTCTTGAAGGAGTGGAGCGCCGCTCCGGATCCGTCGACCCGTACGTATTCGGTGACCTTCGCGCTCCCCGCCCCTAAGGAGGCGCAGATCCTTCCCGGCATGACCGGAGAGATTTTCTGGGGAAAACAGGCGGATGCCGCGGACGCGGTTTCGGTTCCCGTAGGAGCGTTGGTCGCCGACGGCGAGAAGGGATCCGCAGTCTGGATATTCGATCCGGACACGTCCTCCCCGGTGAAACGAAGCGTTCGCACCGGAGCATTCAGTCACGGCGGGAACAGGGTGCTCGTGCTCGACGGACTGCGTTCCGGAGAGCAGATCGTCGTCGCCGGGGCGTCCTTCGTCGTCGAGGGCATGAAGCTCAGACCCATGTCGCGGTAG
- a CDS encoding efflux RND transporter permease subunit — protein sequence MNPAVFALKKRTIVYVMLILLFVGGALSYQNIGRLEDPTFTIKTAVVVTRYPGASPAEVEMEVTEVVEEAIQALGQVKKIYSTSQEGLSIVYVDIKDSYATEELPQVWDELRRKVGDVQGKLPPGAGPSLVNDDFGDVFGVFFALVGDGYSYSQLRDYARDVKKELLLCKGVAKIELWGTQQEVVYVEFNRARMAEMGLSPGQIQQALASRNLVQSSGNVNVGESYLRVTPTGDFVSERLISDIYIGGRDGLVRLGDVATVSRGFAEPPTNIMRFNGRPAVGIGISTVEGGNVVSMGEAVRRRIAELEPERPLGMELHSVYYQSEIVTESVNAFIVNLLQAVGIVIGLLMIFMGWRSGFLIGFVLVLNILVTFIGMYLLNIDLQKVSLGALILALGMLVDNAIVVADGYLIGIARGVEREKAAADIVRDTQWPLLGATAVAVLAFAAIGYASGEVSEFTRSLFQVMALSLSMSWVLAVSVTPLLCVRFLHAPDSSGDRDPYDKPMYRIYRGVVHGFLKYRAAVVAVSLILLVLSVLGFALVPTNLFPASTQRYYYVNIWRPEGTRIENTLRSLKEIEEYVAGLDGVKNVSAFVGEGTLRFILTYNREDPNSSYAQLLVEVEDYRMVDDLIYETEKFMRHNIPDVQAHCTKFITGQSKEYTVEARFRGPDVDQLKKIAEKAQAIMRANPNARDVQSDWRTPVQAVRPVFSEDPARRVGVGRQDLAQAIEFNFNGITMGLFREGDVLLPIVARPVEEERASVQNIEDVMVWSPSAGAYIPMLQVASGVETVWEDPLIKRQNRQRAVTVQANPVVGLAETLRREVKDEIETIMLPSGYSLEWAGEYLDSKEAEDPLKISFPICLIAMFVLVLGLFNSVRRALIVFLTVPFSIIGVTIGFLLTGQAFGFMAILGFLGLSGMVIKNAIVLIDQIELDIADGKHPYRAILDSAVSRLLPVAMAAGTTILGMLPLIFDPFFSAMSATIMGGLFGGTFLTLLLVPVLYSLFFKIPADDRYLSLDGAEP from the coding sequence ATGAATCCAGCGGTTTTCGCTCTGAAAAAACGTACCATTGTGTATGTGATGCTCATCCTCCTTTTCGTCGGAGGAGCGCTTTCCTACCAGAATATCGGCCGCCTTGAAGATCCTACATTCACGATCAAAACGGCCGTGGTGGTCACCCGGTACCCGGGGGCAAGCCCCGCCGAGGTCGAAATGGAAGTAACGGAGGTCGTCGAGGAGGCCATCCAGGCGTTGGGGCAGGTGAAGAAAATCTACTCCACTTCGCAGGAAGGGCTTTCCATCGTCTACGTCGATATCAAGGACTCGTATGCGACGGAAGAATTGCCGCAGGTATGGGACGAACTGCGCCGAAAGGTCGGCGACGTGCAGGGAAAACTTCCTCCCGGCGCCGGTCCGTCCTTGGTGAACGACGACTTCGGCGATGTGTTCGGCGTATTCTTTGCGCTCGTCGGCGACGGATATTCCTATTCGCAGCTCAGGGACTACGCTCGGGACGTGAAGAAGGAGCTGCTTCTGTGCAAGGGCGTCGCCAAGATCGAACTCTGGGGTACTCAGCAGGAGGTCGTCTATGTCGAGTTCAACCGGGCGCGCATGGCGGAGATGGGGCTCTCTCCCGGGCAGATACAGCAGGCGCTCGCGTCGCGCAATCTCGTGCAGTCGAGCGGCAACGTAAACGTCGGCGAAAGCTATCTTCGCGTCACCCCTACGGGCGACTTCGTCAGCGAACGCCTGATCTCGGACATCTACATCGGTGGAAGAGACGGTCTTGTCCGCTTGGGAGATGTGGCTACCGTTTCGCGCGGTTTCGCGGAACCACCGACGAACATAATGCGGTTCAACGGGCGTCCCGCCGTCGGAATAGGAATCTCCACGGTGGAGGGCGGCAACGTCGTTTCGATGGGGGAGGCGGTACGTCGGAGGATCGCCGAACTCGAGCCGGAGAGACCTCTGGGCATGGAACTGCACTCTGTTTATTATCAAAGCGAAATCGTCACCGAATCCGTGAATGCGTTCATTGTCAACCTGTTGCAGGCGGTCGGAATCGTCATAGGACTTCTTATGATCTTTATGGGATGGCGGAGCGGATTCCTTATCGGATTTGTTCTGGTGCTCAACATCCTGGTCACTTTCATCGGTATGTACCTTTTGAACATCGACCTGCAGAAGGTCTCTCTCGGCGCGCTCATCCTGGCGCTCGGTATGTTGGTGGACAACGCGATCGTGGTTGCGGACGGTTATCTGATCGGTATCGCCAGAGGAGTGGAGAGGGAGAAAGCCGCCGCCGACATCGTACGGGACACGCAGTGGCCTCTTCTGGGGGCTACTGCCGTCGCTGTTCTTGCCTTTGCGGCGATAGGGTACGCCTCCGGGGAGGTGAGCGAATTCACCCGGTCGCTCTTTCAGGTGATGGCGCTCTCTCTTTCGATGAGTTGGGTGTTGGCCGTTTCGGTGACGCCTTTGCTCTGCGTACGCTTTCTTCATGCCCCCGATTCGTCGGGCGACAGGGATCCGTACGATAAACCCATGTACAGGATATACCGCGGGGTGGTCCACGGTTTCTTGAAATATCGCGCCGCGGTGGTCGCGGTATCGCTGATTCTCCTTGTTCTGTCGGTGCTCGGATTCGCTCTGGTACCCACAAACCTCTTTCCGGCCTCGACCCAGAGATACTATTACGTCAACATATGGAGACCCGAAGGGACGCGAATCGAGAATACATTAAGGTCTTTAAAGGAAATCGAGGAGTATGTCGCCGGGCTCGACGGGGTGAAGAACGTTTCCGCATTCGTAGGGGAGGGGACGCTTCGGTTCATCCTCACGTACAACCGGGAGGATCCTAATTCGAGCTACGCGCAGCTTCTTGTGGAGGTCGAGGACTACCGCATGGTCGACGATCTGATCTATGAAACCGAGAAGTTCATGCGCCACAACATCCCGGATGTACAGGCCCACTGTACCAAGTTCATCACCGGTCAGTCGAAGGAGTATACGGTCGAGGCAAGATTCCGGGGACCGGATGTGGACCAACTCAAGAAGATCGCCGAAAAAGCGCAAGCGATAATGAGAGCGAACCCCAATGCCCGCGATGTGCAGAGCGACTGGAGGACGCCGGTTCAGGCCGTTCGCCCCGTCTTTTCCGAAGACCCCGCTCGGCGGGTAGGGGTCGGCCGGCAGGATCTCGCGCAAGCCATCGAGTTCAATTTCAACGGGATAACCATGGGGCTTTTCCGCGAAGGCGACGTCCTTCTTCCCATCGTTGCCCGTCCGGTGGAAGAGGAGCGCGCGTCGGTGCAGAATATCGAGGATGTTATGGTCTGGAGTCCTTCGGCGGGAGCCTACATTCCGATGCTTCAAGTCGCCTCCGGCGTGGAAACGGTCTGGGAAGATCCTTTGATCAAACGCCAGAACAGGCAGAGGGCGGTCACCGTGCAAGCGAATCCTGTGGTCGGACTGGCCGAAACACTGCGGCGGGAAGTGAAGGATGAGATAGAAACCATCATGCTGCCGTCGGGCTATTCGCTGGAGTGGGCCGGAGAGTATCTAGATTCCAAGGAAGCGGAGGATCCGCTGAAGATTTCCTTCCCCATCTGCCTGATCGCCATGTTCGTCCTCGTGCTCGGTCTCTTCAATTCAGTCAGAAGGGCTCTCATCGTCTTTCTCACTGTGCCGTTTTCCATCATCGGTGTGACGATAGGTTTTCTCTTGACCGGGCAGGCTTTCGGTTTCATGGCGATTCTGGGGTTTCTGGGGCTCTCCGGCATGGTCATCAAGAACGCCATTGTCCTGATCGACCAGATAGAGTTGGATATAGCCGATGGGAAGCACCCCTATAGGGCGATTCTCGATTCCGCCGTCAGCCGTCTGCTTCCGGTTGCCATGGCTGCCGGAACGACGATTCTCGGTATGCTCCCTCTGATTTTCGATCCTTTCTTCTCGGCCATGTCGGCCACGATCATGGGAGGGCTTTTCGGAGGCACGTTCCTGACGCTGCTGCTCGTTCCCGTTCTGTACAGTCTCTTCTTCAAGATACCGGCCGACGACAGGTATCTGAGCCTTGATGGGGCCGAACCGTAG